Below is a window of Paenibacillus bovis DNA.
AAATTCAGTTTCCCTGTCATTCGGATGGTAGCAGAGAGCTGGGATGCGGAAGTGCCTGGATACAGCAGCTCGGTGTACCATATCCGTTGTTGGGCATTCGTTAAGGAATATAGCTGCATTTCTGTTAACTCCCTTTCCATGATGGTCTTAACGCTTCAGATCGTAGGAGACGATCTCATCCGCTTCGAGGACGATTCGTTCGCCTACGGAAGCTGTTCCTTTGCCAAGCACATAACCTTTGCGACGGCGAATCACTTCCACATACAGATCTATACGATCTCCGGCAGCAGCCTGACTGTGTACACGCACTCCTTTTAATGTGGTCAAAAAGGAAATGCCCGCTTCGTCAATCGTGGCAAAAGCCATCAGCTGTGCCAGTGCTTCCACAATAAGAGTAGAAGGCATATAAGGCTGTGTATCACTGATATACCATTCATTCCGGCCGACCATTTTGTAACCTCTGGCCCAGCCGGATGTCTCATAGCCGGATACCTCATCGATCATCACAAACGGATAACGGTGAGGAAGTACGTCAGGAATATGAATCTTGGTCAAATCCAAAGGAGTTACTCTCCCTTCCATTTGC
It encodes the following:
- a CDS encoding 3-hydroxyacyl-ACP dehydratase FabZ family protein, with amino-acid sequence MEGRVTPLDLTKIHIPDVLPHRYPFVMIDEVSGYETSGWARGYKMVGRNEWYISDTQPYMPSTLIVEALAQLMAFATIDEAGISFLTTLKGVRVHSQAAAGDRIDLYVEVIRRRKGYVLGKGTASVGERIVLEADEIVSYDLKR